One stretch of Cryomorphaceae bacterium 1068 DNA includes these proteins:
- a CDS encoding zinc-dependent peptidase: protein MSVLVAVVFGSFFVWLLFRSKEVKSGLDVPEVFPLEWRTYLLTEVNFYAALSKTDKAVFEKDVLNFLKRVRITGVQTTVDDQDRLLVASSAVIPVFAFPEWEYSTLHEVLLYPDLFDASFNLDSKKRSISGMVGSGGVMNRVVIFSKPALHNGFDNITDKHNVGIHEFVHLFDKEDGQIDGIPKVYMDNQALLPWVKLIHENMAEMLRGNSDINPYGATNSQEFLAVTSEYFFQRPRLLKEKHPELYEVLSKIFNTDLAETLDGDMPLRTIGRNDKCPCGSGKKFKDCCMLHS, encoded by the coding sequence TTGTCTGTTCTAGTTGCTGTTGTTTTTGGTAGTTTTTTTGTTTGGCTCTTATTTCGTTCGAAAGAGGTAAAGAGTGGCTTGGACGTTCCCGAAGTATTTCCACTCGAATGGCGCACCTATTTGCTTACCGAGGTCAACTTTTATGCTGCGCTTAGTAAAACCGATAAGGCCGTTTTCGAAAAAGACGTTTTGAACTTTTTAAAACGCGTACGGATTACCGGAGTGCAAACTACGGTAGACGATCAAGATCGTTTGCTCGTAGCGTCTAGTGCAGTAATCCCCGTATTTGCCTTCCCTGAATGGGAGTATAGTACTTTGCATGAGGTGCTTCTATATCCTGATTTGTTTGATGCCTCCTTCAATCTGGATTCAAAGAAACGCAGTATCAGCGGTATGGTAGGTAGTGGGGGAGTCATGAATCGGGTAGTAATTTTTTCTAAGCCAGCGCTGCATAATGGATTCGATAATATCACGGATAAGCATAATGTCGGAATACATGAGTTTGTGCATCTTTTCGATAAAGAAGATGGTCAAATAGATGGCATTCCTAAAGTATATATGGATAATCAGGCTCTCTTGCCTTGGGTAAAACTGATACACGAAAATATGGCTGAGATGCTGAGAGGGAATAGTGATATAAATCCCTATGGTGCGACTAATAGCCAGGAATTTCTGGCGGTGACTTCAGAGTATTTTTTTCAGCGTCCTCGATTATTAAAGGAGAAACATCCTGAGCTATATGAGGTATTGAGTAAAATTTTCAATACAGATTTGGCAGAGACATTAGATGGTGATATGCCGCTGAGAACAATAGGTCGAAATGATAAATGTCCATGCGGAAGCGGAAAGAAATTTAAGGACTGCTGCATGCTGCATTCCTAG